From Pseudomonas sp. CCI4.2, one genomic window encodes:
- a CDS encoding helix-turn-helix transcriptional regulator: MTATTHSISKQSHQTALVSGDKPAIRFIKRQAVEGITGLSCTEIYRRIGADNFPKQVMLGPKCVVWVEAEIYGWMNERIAESRQVA; encoded by the coding sequence ATGACAGCCACAACCCACTCCATCAGCAAGCAATCCCATCAGACCGCACTCGTCTCCGGCGACAAGCCAGCGATCCGCTTCATTAAGCGCCAGGCCGTGGAAGGCATTACCGGACTTTCCTGTACCGAGATTTACCGCCGCATTGGCGCCGACAACTTCCCGAAGCAAGTCATGCTGGGGCCGAAGTGCGTAGTGTGGGTCGAGGCTGAAATTTACGGCTGGATGAATGAGCGCATCGCCGAAAGCCGGCAGGTGGCATAA
- the mutY gene encoding A/G-specific adenine glycosylase produces MKAEQFSTAVLEWYDRHGRHDLPWQQGITPYRVWVSEIMLQQTQVSTVLNYFDRFMEALPTVQALAQAPEDEVLHLWTGLGYYTRARNLQKSAKIVVADYAGEFPHDVEKLIELPGIGLSTAGAIASLSMGLRAPILDGNVKRVLARYTAQEGYPGEPKVAKQLWANAERFTPHTRVNNYTQAMMDLGATLCTRSKPSCLLCPLEKGCEAHLLGLEIRYPIPKPRKTVPQKRTLMPMLANRDGAILLYRRPSTGLWGGLWSLPELDQFSDLEHLANQHALALGKHHELPGLVHTFSHFQLSIEPWLVQVEESANHVAEADWLWYNLATPPRLGLAAPVKKLLKRAADVLNAGEL; encoded by the coding sequence ATGAAAGCCGAGCAGTTTTCAACGGCTGTACTGGAATGGTACGACCGCCACGGCCGGCACGATCTGCCGTGGCAACAGGGCATCACGCCGTACCGGGTTTGGGTGTCAGAGATCATGCTGCAACAGACTCAGGTCAGCACCGTTTTGAATTACTTCGACCGGTTCATGGAAGCCTTGCCAACGGTGCAGGCCTTGGCTCAAGCGCCGGAAGATGAAGTGCTGCACCTGTGGACCGGACTCGGTTATTACACCCGGGCCCGCAATCTGCAAAAGAGCGCAAAGATTGTGGTGGCTGACTATGCGGGGGAGTTTCCTCACGACGTGGAGAAACTCATCGAATTACCCGGTATCGGCCTCTCCACCGCTGGCGCCATCGCCAGCTTGAGCATGGGCCTGCGTGCGCCGATCCTCGACGGCAACGTCAAGCGCGTGCTGGCGCGCTATACCGCCCAAGAGGGTTACCCTGGCGAGCCCAAGGTGGCCAAACAGCTGTGGGCGAACGCTGAGCGCTTCACGCCGCACACCCGAGTCAACAACTACACCCAAGCAATGATGGACCTGGGCGCAACGCTCTGTACCCGCAGTAAACCGAGTTGCCTGCTCTGCCCGCTGGAAAAAGGCTGTGAAGCGCACCTGTTGGGTTTAGAGATCCGGTACCCGATTCCCAAACCGCGCAAAACCGTGCCACAAAAGCGCACGCTGATGCCGATGCTCGCTAACCGCGATGGCGCCATTTTGCTGTACCGACGTCCCTCTACGGGCCTCTGGGGCGGGTTGTGGAGCTTGCCTGAGCTGGATCAGTTCAGTGACCTGGAGCATTTGGCCAACCAACACGCGCTGGCACTGGGCAAACACCATGAGCTGCCGGGCCTGGTTCACACCTTCAGCCACTTCCAGCTGTCCATCGAACCGTGGCTGGTACAGGTCGAAGAGTCCGCCAACCACGTGGCCGAGGCCGACTGGCTCTGGTATAACCTCGCCACCCCACCGCGCCTGGGCTTGGCTGCCCCGGTGAAGAAGCTGCTGAAACGCGCAGCCGACGTATTGAACGCAGGAGAGTTGTAA
- a CDS encoding oxidative damage protection protein, whose translation MTRTVMCRKYKEELPGLDRAPYPGAKGEDIFNHVSQKAWADWQKHQTLLINERRLNMMNAEDRKFLQVEMDKFLSGADYAQAEGYVAPKE comes from the coding sequence ATGACCCGCACCGTGATGTGCCGCAAGTACAAAGAAGAATTACCCGGCCTGGACCGCGCTCCTTACCCAGGCGCCAAAGGCGAAGACATCTTCAACCACGTTTCACAAAAGGCCTGGGCCGACTGGCAGAAACACCAGACCCTGCTGATCAACGAACGTCGCCTGAACATGATGAACGCCGAAGACCGTAAATTCCTCCAGGTCGAAATGGACAAGTTCCTCTCCGGCGCCGATTACGCCCAAGCAGAAGGCTACGTCGCGCCCAAGGAATAA
- a CDS encoding XRE family transcriptional regulator — translation MPGINPEVLLWARETAGLSREKAAKALSIGGSKIPGDEMLRLYEEGKKEISRPILVKMANVYRRPLLIFYLPSPPARAARGEDFRTLPEELRIESNGSLDALVRDIYVRQDLVKNVLQDVEEAFPREYVGSVQIDRTPQEVSERLGAIIGFDINEFRRFGKSEEAFSYLRRLVESVGAFVLLMGNLGSHHTDIPVEAFRGFALSDKIAPFIVINDLDAPSARSFTLLHEFAHILIGVTGLSGSRSEQKIERYCNDIASLMLLPAGDLSKQNWYAENLESLAQKISGFARGLNISNSLVAYRLYSTGIIQLDTWNELSTKFRELWIAQKAATKESRGSSSGPSYYVVRRHKLGGAIVGLVQRTMREGALTATKAGRVLGVKPANVYNLVGTL, via the coding sequence ATGCCGGGGATTAATCCAGAGGTGCTCTTATGGGCCCGCGAGACAGCAGGGCTTTCAAGAGAAAAGGCTGCGAAGGCACTTTCTATCGGGGGTAGCAAAATTCCCGGTGACGAGATGTTGCGCCTGTACGAAGAAGGTAAGAAGGAAATTTCTCGTCCGATTTTGGTAAAGATGGCGAACGTATACCGGCGTCCTCTTCTAATTTTCTACCTCCCAAGCCCTCCGGCGCGAGCGGCAAGGGGAGAAGATTTCCGAACTCTTCCAGAAGAGCTTCGAATAGAAAGCAATGGAAGTTTAGACGCCCTAGTTCGAGACATCTATGTCCGCCAAGACCTAGTAAAAAATGTTCTTCAGGACGTAGAAGAGGCGTTTCCTCGGGAGTATGTGGGTAGCGTGCAGATAGATCGTACGCCACAGGAAGTGTCTGAGCGTCTTGGCGCTATAATAGGATTCGATATAAATGAGTTTAGACGCTTCGGAAAGTCTGAGGAAGCATTCTCTTATCTAAGACGGCTCGTGGAAAGCGTGGGCGCATTTGTACTGCTGATGGGTAACTTAGGCAGCCATCATACGGATATCCCGGTGGAAGCATTCCGAGGCTTCGCATTGTCAGATAAAATTGCTCCATTTATCGTGATTAATGATCTTGACGCGCCATCTGCCAGATCATTCACTCTACTGCATGAGTTCGCTCATATTTTAATTGGGGTAACCGGCCTGAGTGGCAGTCGTTCCGAGCAGAAAATTGAAAGATACTGCAATGACATCGCCAGCCTGATGCTATTACCTGCTGGTGATTTATCCAAGCAAAACTGGTATGCAGAAAACTTAGAAAGTTTGGCGCAGAAAATTAGTGGATTCGCTAGAGGTCTGAATATAAGCAACTCTCTTGTCGCTTACCGCCTGTATTCAACTGGCATTATTCAGCTGGACACATGGAATGAGCTATCTACGAAATTCCGAGAGCTGTGGATCGCCCAAAAGGCTGCCACAAAAGAAAGCAGAGGTAGTTCTAGCGGCCCTAGTTACTACGTAGTTCGAAGACACAAGCTGGGTGGCGCAATCGTCGGCCTGGTCCAGCGAACTATGCGCGAAGGCGCTTTGACGGCAACTAAAGCTGGAAGAGTATTGGGCGTAAAGCCCGCCAATGTCTATAACTTGGTCGGCACATTATAA
- a CDS encoding KilA-N domain-containing protein, with the protein MSATIIPFDYEGHTVRFNADGWINATEAAARFGKEPAQWLRLPDAIRYLEGLERTYGKITYVKTSRARADRGGGTWIHPRLAVKFARWLSVDFEIWCDEQVDALVRGEINSRSVARRLAAVGYRSLCDALSITHDSIGKTTKPHHYMNEARLITEVITGAFKGRNRDQLTQAELELIMLVENRDVLLIGQGKDFAARKNHLLGYVGDLQMKLIGSKAA; encoded by the coding sequence ATGAGCGCCACAATCATTCCCTTCGACTACGAAGGCCATACGGTACGCTTCAACGCTGACGGCTGGATCAATGCGACTGAAGCCGCCGCACGGTTCGGCAAAGAGCCAGCGCAATGGCTTCGGCTGCCCGACGCGATCCGCTATCTGGAAGGGCTGGAACGTACATATGGGAAAATCACATATGTAAAAACCAGTCGCGCTCGGGCTGATCGGGGTGGCGGAACTTGGATTCACCCACGGTTGGCAGTGAAGTTTGCCCGCTGGCTTTCAGTCGACTTTGAAATCTGGTGCGACGAGCAAGTTGATGCCTTGGTACGAGGTGAAATCAACTCACGGTCAGTCGCCCGCCGATTGGCGGCGGTCGGCTACCGGAGCTTGTGTGATGCCCTGTCGATCACTCATGACTCCATTGGCAAGACCACGAAGCCGCACCACTACATGAACGAGGCCAGGTTGATTACCGAGGTCATCACCGGCGCATTCAAGGGCCGCAACCGTGACCAACTGACCCAGGCTGAACTTGAGCTGATCATGCTGGTGGAAAATCGCGACGTGCTGTTGATCGGTCAGGGCAAGGACTTTGCGGCCAGGAAGAACCATCTGCTGGGCTACGTCGGTGATCTGCAGATGAAACTGATCGGGAGCAAAGCCGCATGA
- a CDS encoding helix-turn-helix domain-containing protein — protein sequence MKKATIPEEKRSLSQDNSNTSVSAQNSRLAGRMEQGSIDTFAIMRELNICRPGARICDLRNAGYKIITNRIVLTDEWGRTHRGVAVYTLIAKPGVRAAA from the coding sequence ATGAAAAAGGCCACGATCCCAGAAGAGAAACGAAGCCTGTCGCAAGACAATAGTAACACCAGCGTCAGTGCTCAGAACTCACGGCTTGCCGGTCGTATGGAGCAAGGCTCCATTGATACGTTCGCCATAATGCGCGAACTAAATATCTGTCGCCCCGGCGCGCGGATCTGTGATTTGCGAAACGCCGGTTACAAGATAATTACCAACCGGATAGTTTTGACAGACGAGTGGGGGCGCACCCACCGAGGTGTTGCCGTGTACACCTTGATCGCCAAGCCTGGCGTAAGGGCGGCCGCATGA
- a CDS encoding DUF927 domain-containing protein, with product MVSPETNVINLRPEAPTVVPERPCWAVYEHWVINEKGRRLRPGVYWHGFKRGGADDEADDDKTDRPITDEWIASPVTVVARTTNSDDGSEGRLLRLVTEGGVKEWIIAMEVFGGSGEDARRALFGMGVIIALKKRGTFMEFLLDQRPAEVFATTCRPGWHESGAFVLPGHTIGSAKVRYQASNKAQVLFSRRGELEQWQTQIAAKCAGNPVLTLAIGCALAGPLLSLVGVLGGGVHLVGDSSSGKSLAQLIGSSVWGDPGIFAASWDMTKGGLEIEASSRNDTILPLDEIKRADPKRVQEMAYSLANGQGKGTMTREREGRAKLNWRLLTLSSGERSLSEHAAISGNAAHAGAELRMVDVNAGTRTHRAFDDLHGHEGADFHRLLTVAVGAHHGHLGPAFVEKLVTAADKPGLLKDFDGIRAQFVEDNAQAGRVADRFAVIALAGEMAIAYGLLPWPAGSALADCQLLYGEWLSRVGGGNAEDRQILAGILDFIDKHGSSRFSNVDDQTVDAKVFNRAGYWETVGQKRLYLFNKSALVEAAHGFGLTRVIKALEVGGALAKHDTDRDSRKTKKYRIPAGGSARLYVIDPEVMDGEGGSV from the coding sequence ATGGTATCGCCTGAAACCAACGTCATCAACTTGCGCCCTGAAGCGCCCACGGTCGTGCCTGAGCGTCCATGCTGGGCCGTGTATGAACATTGGGTTATCAACGAGAAAGGTCGCCGGCTGCGCCCCGGTGTGTACTGGCATGGTTTCAAACGCGGCGGTGCCGACGATGAAGCGGACGACGACAAGACAGACCGCCCTATCACGGATGAGTGGATCGCCAGCCCGGTCACCGTCGTGGCTCGCACCACCAATAGCGATGACGGCAGCGAAGGCCGCTTGCTTCGACTGGTGACCGAGGGCGGTGTTAAGGAATGGATTATTGCCATGGAAGTGTTCGGCGGCAGTGGCGAGGATGCCAGGCGTGCGCTCTTTGGTATGGGCGTGATCATTGCTCTCAAAAAACGCGGCACGTTCATGGAGTTCCTATTAGATCAGCGCCCCGCCGAGGTGTTCGCCACAACCTGTCGCCCGGGCTGGCATGAGTCGGGCGCGTTTGTACTGCCCGGCCATACGATCGGTAGCGCCAAAGTGCGCTATCAGGCGAGCAACAAGGCCCAGGTACTGTTCAGCCGGCGCGGCGAGCTGGAGCAATGGCAGACTCAGATAGCCGCCAAATGCGCAGGTAATCCCGTACTGACGTTAGCGATTGGCTGCGCGCTGGCTGGCCCGCTTCTGAGTCTCGTTGGCGTACTGGGCGGCGGTGTTCACCTGGTGGGCGACAGTTCCAGCGGCAAGTCACTGGCGCAACTGATCGGCTCGTCAGTGTGGGGCGACCCTGGCATCTTCGCCGCGTCGTGGGACATGACCAAAGGCGGCTTGGAGATCGAAGCATCCAGCCGCAACGACACTATCCTGCCCCTTGATGAGATCAAGCGCGCCGACCCCAAGCGTGTACAGGAAATGGCCTACTCCCTCGCCAACGGCCAAGGCAAGGGCACCATGACCCGTGAGCGCGAAGGTCGGGCCAAACTGAATTGGCGCCTACTCACCCTTTCCAGTGGCGAGCGGTCGCTTTCGGAACACGCCGCCATATCCGGCAATGCCGCCCATGCTGGCGCTGAACTGCGGATGGTCGACGTGAATGCCGGTACCCGCACCCACCGGGCCTTCGATGACTTGCACGGCCATGAGGGCGCTGACTTCCACCGCCTGCTCACCGTAGCCGTTGGCGCCCATCACGGGCACCTTGGGCCAGCGTTCGTTGAAAAGCTTGTTACCGCCGCTGACAAACCGGGGCTGCTTAAGGATTTTGACGGCATTCGGGCGCAGTTCGTTGAGGACAACGCCCAGGCCGGTCGAGTCGCCGACCGCTTCGCCGTGATCGCGCTGGCGGGTGAAATGGCTATCGCCTATGGACTGCTCCCTTGGCCAGCCGGTAGCGCGCTCGCCGACTGCCAATTGCTCTATGGGGAATGGCTCTCCCGCGTTGGTGGAGGCAATGCCGAAGACCGGCAGATCCTCGCTGGCATTCTGGATTTCATCGACAAGCACGGCAGTAGCCGGTTCTCCAACGTGGATGATCAGACCGTCGACGCCAAGGTGTTCAACCGCGCCGGGTACTGGGAGACCGTGGGCCAGAAACGCCTCTACCTGTTCAACAAGTCGGCGCTGGTCGAAGCAGCTCACGGGTTCGGCCTTACCCGCGTCATCAAAGCGCTTGAGGTGGGTGGCGCCCTCGCCAAGCACGACACCGACCGCGATAGCCGCAAAACAAAGAAATACCGCATTCCGGCCGGTGGCTCCGCTCGCTTGTACGTGATCGATCCCGAAGTCATGGACGGCGAAGGTGGAAGCGTATGA
- a CDS encoding toprim domain-containing protein, with product MNDTVILFREALQSVHGPLDWPPEPDGDIHRFHVPGDKSGSVNGWYVLYLDGIASGAFGSWKTGGTMTWCSREPVDAREAEQVRERIEQARRQREVERQRRQKIAAEWAGRWWSHARRADPDHAYLVAKGVRGHGLRQRGDELLIPLYANGQLVNLQRIGPDGGKRFLAGGKVSASYSTFGTITPDRPIFICEGWGTGATLHQDGGYTVAAAMNAGNLKPVALALRARYPNQEIIIAGDDDRLTPENPGRASANAAAAIAGCLVTFPEWPADAPDTLTDFNDLAVWSKAHGIA from the coding sequence ATGAATGACACCGTGATTCTTTTTCGTGAAGCCCTTCAATCGGTACACGGGCCGCTCGACTGGCCGCCCGAACCAGACGGCGATATTCACCGGTTCCATGTGCCCGGAGACAAGTCCGGCAGCGTAAACGGTTGGTACGTCCTGTACCTGGACGGCATCGCTTCAGGCGCATTCGGCAGTTGGAAAACCGGTGGCACCATGACCTGGTGTAGCCGTGAGCCGGTCGACGCCCGTGAGGCCGAGCAGGTTCGAGAACGCATTGAGCAGGCCCGGCGCCAACGCGAAGTCGAACGCCAACGGCGCCAGAAGATCGCAGCCGAATGGGCCGGCCGTTGGTGGAGTCACGCACGCCGCGCCGATCCTGATCATGCTTATTTGGTCGCCAAGGGTGTACGTGGCCACGGCCTGCGCCAGCGCGGTGACGAACTGCTAATCCCGCTCTATGCCAACGGCCAACTGGTCAATCTACAACGTATCGGCCCGGACGGCGGCAAGCGCTTCCTCGCTGGGGGCAAGGTCAGCGCCAGCTATTCCACGTTCGGCACCATCACGCCCGACCGGCCTATATTCATCTGCGAAGGCTGGGGCACTGGCGCAACGCTCCATCAGGACGGCGGCTATACCGTCGCCGCCGCGATGAATGCGGGCAATCTCAAGCCGGTGGCGCTGGCGCTGCGTGCGCGGTACCCGAATCAAGAAATCATCATTGCCGGCGACGACGACAGGCTCACCCCTGAAAACCCTGGGCGCGCGTCAGCCAATGCCGCCGCCGCAATCGCTGGCTGTCTGGTGACTTTCCCCGAATGGCCCGCCGACGCGCCCGACACGCTGACCGACTTCAATGATTTGGCCGTATGGAGTAAAGCCCATGGTATCGCCTGA
- a CDS encoding tyrosine-type recombinase/integrase: protein MSLSDTTIRTAKPKEKLYRLSDANGLCLEVTQTGSKLWRYRYRFNGSAKMLALGSYPAVTLAKARQSRDDARQLLVDGIDPGQHKKATKQAQAVDGVTFKELALEWFAYNSPRWAESTTYKAKLYLENDLIPGIGARPVKAITRPDLVELVRKVEARGTLNAAGKIRQWLHQIFRYGLAKGVVDANPATDLSVVAAQAKAARHHPHVNFAELPELLGKVDAAKIHALTRHAINLLVLTAVRPGELRQAPWSEFDLDAALWTIPAARMKARRPHVVPLPRQAVAILRKLQEVTGHYSLLFAGANPERPMSENTVNKALRQMGYEGRQTGHGFRHLLSTELNGRGYNKDWIERQLAHGDTDEIRGTYNHAAYVAQRSEMMQAWADSIDNLCSAENTSAQPDASNAA, encoded by the coding sequence TTGTCACTCTCAGACACCACCATTCGCACCGCCAAGCCAAAAGAGAAGCTGTATCGGCTCAGTGACGCCAACGGCCTATGCCTGGAAGTCACGCAGACGGGCTCCAAGCTGTGGCGGTACCGCTATCGCTTCAATGGCAGTGCAAAGATGCTGGCGCTGGGTTCATATCCCGCAGTCACGCTGGCCAAGGCTCGACAATCCCGTGACGACGCGCGTCAGCTGCTCGTTGATGGCATCGACCCTGGCCAGCACAAGAAAGCCACCAAACAAGCACAGGCCGTTGACGGCGTAACTTTTAAGGAGTTGGCGCTCGAGTGGTTTGCCTACAATTCCCCTCGCTGGGCAGAGAGCACCACCTACAAGGCAAAGCTGTACCTTGAAAACGATTTGATACCCGGCATTGGCGCCCGCCCGGTGAAAGCGATCACCCGCCCCGATCTGGTGGAACTGGTGCGCAAGGTCGAAGCAAGGGGTACGTTGAATGCCGCTGGCAAGATCCGCCAATGGTTGCATCAGATATTCCGATACGGGCTGGCCAAGGGTGTTGTGGACGCCAACCCCGCCACCGACCTGAGCGTGGTAGCGGCACAGGCCAAAGCTGCCCGCCATCATCCACACGTCAACTTTGCCGAACTGCCAGAGCTACTGGGCAAGGTCGACGCTGCCAAAATTCATGCCCTGACCCGCCACGCCATCAATCTGCTAGTGCTGACCGCTGTTCGCCCTGGCGAGCTGCGCCAAGCTCCGTGGTCGGAGTTCGACTTAGACGCCGCGCTATGGACGATCCCAGCTGCCCGCATGAAAGCCCGCCGCCCTCACGTTGTGCCGCTTCCCCGCCAGGCTGTTGCCATCCTGCGCAAGCTTCAGGAAGTGACCGGGCATTATTCACTGTTATTTGCTGGCGCCAACCCTGAGCGGCCAATGAGCGAGAACACCGTCAATAAGGCGCTGCGCCAGATGGGGTACGAAGGCCGGCAGACGGGCCACGGATTCCGCCACTTGCTCAGCACCGAACTGAACGGGCGGGGGTACAACAAGGATTGGATCGAGCGCCAGCTTGCCCATGGCGACACTGACGAGATTCGCGGCACCTACAACCACGCTGCCTACGTGGCGCAGCGCAGTGAAATGATGCAAGCGTGGGCTGATTCAATCGATAATCTGTGTTCAGCCGAGAACACGTCAGCACAGCCGGACGCATCTAATGCTGCGTAA
- a CDS encoding AsmA family protein encodes MKAFGKILGLVILGLLLIIVALGFALTHFFDPNDYKDEIRQLARDKAHVELTLKGDIGWSLFPWLGLELHDASVATLVTPTKPFADLQMLGLSVRVLPLLRREVQMSDVRIEGLNLTLNRDENGHGNWEDIGRPAPSTVAPAPTPENASANSGKNTPAAPDKSSQPIKLDIDSLTVNNARIDYSDAKTGRQFTAESIQLSTGAVHEGANIPIKFTSFFSTNQPVIRAKTELVGQLRFDRALKRYQFEDMRLSGEASGDPLDGNTLTFAAQGQLLVDMAANIADWNGLKFSANQLRALGELHVRDLDKTPQLSGGLSIAQFNLRDFLESIGQTVPDIDKDSLKKVELVGRLTGSPTSLAVEDLNMKVDDSTFSGRLAVDDFAKQAIRIQLKADTFDADRYRPARSDEANSAGAARKSEVTGTENQAFATAGGTTPLPNQPTQVAWSNDRLLPLERMRKLDAQADLSFGQLTIDRLPIRNAVLKTHGLDGQITLDSLRGNISNGDFEVKGTLDVRPDLPVVTLQTRVNKVPVESFYRSEDNAPVRGLLTSRSDMTGKGNSQKALIDGLNGTASFMLNNGVLVNANLEQQVCQGIAKLNRKTLSAEPHGKDTPFQQLGGTLVIRNGVASNPDLKVQIPGLTVNGNGDIDLRVLGMDYRIGIIVEGDKSDMPDPACQVNDRYANFEFPLRCRGPLELGAKACRVDNEGLVEAAAKLAGDKIEQKIDDKLGDKINPQLKDALKGLFKR; translated from the coding sequence ATGAAAGCGTTCGGCAAAATCCTGGGTCTGGTTATTCTCGGGTTGTTGCTGATCATCGTGGCTCTTGGCTTTGCCCTGACCCATTTTTTTGATCCCAACGATTACAAAGACGAGATTCGCCAATTGGCCCGCGACAAAGCCCATGTGGAGCTCACCCTAAAAGGTGACATTGGTTGGAGCCTGTTCCCTTGGCTTGGCCTGGAGTTGCATGACGCCAGCGTCGCCACCTTGGTGACCCCGACCAAACCGTTTGCCGATTTGCAGATGCTTGGTCTGTCAGTTCGCGTGCTGCCGCTGTTGCGCCGCGAAGTGCAGATGAGCGATGTACGCATCGAAGGCCTGAACCTGACGTTGAACCGTGACGAAAACGGCCACGGCAATTGGGAAGACATTGGCCGCCCAGCCCCCTCCACCGTAGCGCCCGCGCCAACACCTGAAAACGCCAGCGCTAATTCCGGAAAAAACACGCCAGCAGCGCCAGATAAATCATCGCAGCCGATCAAGCTCGATATCGACAGCCTGACCGTCAACAACGCCCGCATCGATTACAGCGATGCCAAAACTGGCCGGCAATTTACTGCCGAGAGTATTCAATTGAGCACCGGCGCCGTGCATGAAGGGGCCAATATTCCGATCAAGTTCACTTCGTTTTTCAGCACCAATCAGCCGGTAATACGCGCCAAGACCGAACTGGTCGGGCAGTTGCGCTTTGACCGTGCGCTTAAACGCTACCAGTTCGAAGACATGCGTTTGTCCGGAGAAGCCTCTGGCGATCCATTGGACGGCAATACCCTGACCTTCGCTGCACAAGGCCAACTGCTCGTCGACATGGCGGCCAATATCGCGGACTGGAATGGCCTGAAGTTTTCGGCGAACCAATTGCGCGCACTGGGCGAGTTGCATGTACGCGATCTGGACAAGACACCACAGCTGAGCGGCGGCCTGTCCATCGCGCAATTCAACCTGCGGGATTTTCTCGAAAGCATCGGTCAAACCGTACCCGACATAGACAAAGACAGCTTGAAGAAGGTCGAACTGGTCGGTCGCCTCACCGGGAGCCCCACCAGCCTTGCCGTCGAAGACCTCAACATGAAGGTTGACGACAGCACGTTCAGTGGACGCTTGGCCGTTGACGACTTTGCCAAGCAAGCCATTCGCATCCAACTCAAGGCCGACACCTTTGACGCCGACCGTTATCGTCCCGCCAGGAGCGATGAGGCCAACAGCGCGGGTGCTGCCCGTAAGTCTGAAGTGACCGGTACAGAAAACCAGGCGTTCGCCACAGCGGGCGGGACGACCCCTCTGCCCAATCAGCCGACCCAGGTTGCCTGGAGTAATGATCGTCTGTTACCGCTGGAGCGGATGCGCAAACTCGACGCTCAAGCTGACCTTAGTTTTGGCCAACTGACCATCGATAGATTGCCGATACGCAATGCCGTGCTGAAAACCCACGGTCTCGATGGACAGATCACGCTGGATAGCCTGCGCGGCAACATTAGCAACGGTGATTTCGAAGTCAAAGGCACGCTGGATGTTCGACCTGATTTGCCAGTAGTGACCCTGCAAACCCGTGTCAACAAAGTTCCGGTTGAAAGCTTTTACCGGAGCGAGGATAACGCGCCTGTCAGAGGGTTGCTGACCTCACGCAGCGACATGACCGGCAAAGGCAATAGTCAAAAAGCGTTGATTGACGGCCTCAACGGTACCGCCAGTTTCATGCTCAACAACGGCGTGCTGGTCAACGCAAACCTGGAGCAGCAAGTCTGCCAAGGCATCGCCAAGCTAAATCGCAAAACGTTGAGCGCCGAACCTCACGGCAAGGACACGCCTTTTCAGCAACTCGGCGGCACCTTGGTCATACGCAACGGCGTTGCCAGCAATCCGGACCTGAAAGTGCAAATCCCCGGTTTAACGGTTAACGGTAACGGCGACATCGACCTACGCGTACTGGGCATGGATTACCGCATCGGCATCATCGTCGAAGGCGACAAGAGCGACATGCCGGACCCGGCCTGCCAAGTCAATGATCGCTACGCCAATTTCGAATTTCCGTTGCGCTGCCGTGGACCACTGGAGCTGGGCGCCAAGGCGTGCCGCGTCGACAACGAAGGATTGGTCGAAGCCGCGGCCAAATTGGCAGGTGACAAGATCGAGCAGAAAATCGACGACAAACTAGGCGACAAAATCAATCCACAGCTCAAGGACGCGCTCAAAGGTCTGTTTAAACGATGA
- a CDS encoding DUF4411 family protein, with the protein MALDRKIYLLDANTLITSNGVYYPQTMVPELWSWLLHQSQIGRIKMPIEIYEEVLAGKEDQLTGWLKKPEVKASLILKEDADPAAVAHVTFSGYAADLNENELAYIGRDPFLISYALASSADRCVVSLETSKPSAQRQNKKVPDVCKALGAQCCDVFSMMRALDFKTGWNKQKI; encoded by the coding sequence ATGGCGCTTGATAGGAAGATTTACCTGCTGGATGCAAACACGCTAATTACATCAAATGGTGTTTACTATCCACAAACGATGGTCCCCGAGCTTTGGTCGTGGCTGCTCCACCAAAGCCAGATTGGCCGCATAAAAATGCCGATTGAAATTTATGAGGAAGTACTGGCCGGGAAAGAGGATCAGCTAACAGGTTGGCTGAAAAAACCAGAGGTAAAAGCCAGCCTGATACTGAAAGAAGATGCAGATCCTGCGGCCGTTGCGCACGTGACCTTCAGCGGATATGCAGCAGACCTTAATGAAAACGAATTGGCATATATAGGCAGAGATCCATTTTTGATTTCTTATGCTCTAGCATCATCCGCAGACCGATGCGTAGTGTCTTTGGAGACGTCTAAACCTTCCGCCCAAAGGCAAAACAAGAAAGTTCCGGACGTATGCAAGGCTCTTGGAGCGCAGTGCTGTGACGTTTTCAGCATGATGCGTGCTCTCGATTTCAAGACCGGGTGGAACAAGCAGAAGATTTAG